The genome window atttaacattatttataaataataaaatatttaaaaaagtccttaaatgcttatattcttcacacaccatgacttttaaaatctaatgaaaGGTTTGAAGAATTTAACTCTAATTTAATGCCTCTATTATGAAAATCAACAGCCGgtaaaatatgataatagtaagaaacattataaatgagaacatgaaaaaactaattagccactattattatggaataaatgtcttttttttttttatgcatctaagaaaatgaaatgtatagggTTTACTTATTAAGATATATGTAAagattcacattaaaaaaaaaatgtaaaggttttttgaaaaataaaaaagtagatgtaaggtttttattaacttaaaagacaatgaacaaccaatttttaattactacaactGTCGCTACTCTATAAATCACACACAACACTATATTCAATATCCTAAACAACATAGTTAGgccattttggatatacaccaccatattcaacttataaattacaacccaaatcaatcatacaattatacaatcaaagcatgaacatgtaacatgTATTACCTTCTCAATTATTGcttggaattttcacaattattgaaacagaatctccaaatttaatttttagaaaacatcaagataaggtgaattttattctttttaacttccatagaaaaaaaaaatattacgcATATTATTTCAACCCTTATGGAAAAGAAGGTTTACATGTAGcatgcaaaatatgtttaattGACTTAGAGATGTAAAAATTAGACAACCAACTATGGTAGAattaaggtttcaaattttaaataaaacaattctacaataataaaaaattattttgtgataaatatgattaagaaatgcattacttttcattaaattagttcaaattacaaaataataataataataataataatgatgatgagatcaccataaaaaataatcacgcGCAACGCGTGGGTCTGTgactagtatataataatatgctAAAGTTTACTTTACAAGCTTAGTAGACAATAAAATGAGCTTCTAATGCCAACAATGACAATTCAGTTTCATGACTTTAAGGGTGTTTGGGCTGAACCagtttcattattttgttttgaccaTATGAGGTGTTGTATCCACCTAAGCTCTAGCGTTACTTCTCTCATGGCCAGCCTCTCATCTCCCTTATTCTTGATGCATCTCAATGCAAGCTCAGGGAATGCTTGAATATCTTCATTGCTTCCCTGACTTAGCACCGCATCATCAACGATTTGCAATATGCAATTCTCTTCCATTGACAAAACAAAGCAATCTACCAAATTTATATACCCTAGGAACATTTCTATGGGATGATGACCGGTTAAGACTTCCACCAATTCAACCCCAAAGCCATAAACATCACACTTTTCGGTGACACGTAGTGTGTCTAGATATTCTGGGTATATGTATCCAATGGTTCCATCAATGGAATTACCTTGAAAAAAGTCTTCTCCAAGTACAAttgaaacccaaaaaccaaaattttatagTTTGGCCATCCAGGAATCATCCAAAATATATTTGATGATTTGACATTCAAATAGTCTATTGGCCTTGGCCTACCATAGTCCATGTAACAAAGAGCTTAGGATATTTTAGTGGCTATTCTTACATGGTCAAGCCATGAGATCCGGCAAGGAATCTCATTGCATTGGCCGTGGAGATGATCAAAGAGGGTGCCATTGGAGATGAGCTGAAAAATCAAAATgggattttcaatttcaaggTAGCAACCAAGTCTCATAACGTTCTTGTGGCTGATCAATTGTTTTATTGTGACTTGATTTAAGAAGAAATCTACTATCATCTCAAAGGGCCAATGTGTTGGAGGACCTTTGACTTTAATAGCTACTCCCCGTTCATCTAGTGTTCCTTTGTAGAATGTTACAATTTCAGCACCGAGGATTAGATTAGGATTGAAGTTACTAGTAGCCTATTGGATGTCCTTGGCAGAGAAAATCCTGATTGGCTCTGTATCTCTACCTCGGTTGCAGGTAATTTGCTTTTCTAGTAACATTGCTCCATTGCGAATGAAGTATTCTTCTTTGGCCTCAAATAGCTACCTTGCTTTCTCCATCTTGATACAGTGATACTTTTCTCTGCCcataaagttattaaaaaagTGGATATCACTTCATATGTAGTTAAAGCACATGtatctttaattaaaattacgtacaaaaaataaaagagaactaatctttgataattatgatttattttgCCTTGAAAAGGGCGAGGATGAAATGAGTCAACAATAATTTATGTACATGATGATAAGCAAATGGCCAAAATCCATTTTAAGCAGATAGTGGATCAAATTCATATATGTaattaagagaaaattttcGAGTACCTTTATAGAAAGGCCACCAAAGTTAGACCTAGAATTCGTAACAGAAGCAATTAGCAACGTTGCTGCTAATACCAGAAAGTAAAGGTACAATTTTGGTCGTACTTTGAATATAAGTTGAGATTTGATATTTCATGACAAACCACAATTATACTAAAGCAGacatgcaagaaaaataaaaaatcaacaaaaaaattgagagagagagagaaataaccttttTTGTGAGGAAAAACTTTGTGAAGAGTGAAAGAAAGaatgtcaaatttatagtaaaagggTGTGAATAAGAGAGACAAAATAAGAGAAgatgaagagtgatattaaaGTAAAAGGTGGTaaggagatgaaaatgtaagggagggagaaaggttggagaaagtgtaaatatttaataaatgagtaaatgttaaaaaattataataaaaaaattagaaagaaatagGATAATGATGTGGacgctgatgtggctcaattggagcgtagcaacaataaatgctatacTTCATcttttagatatataaatatatatatatatatatatatatatgttgatgatGATTTTTCAAACGGGTTTTCAACATTTCAAGATTAGATTACGACAAATATGAGGTACACCACCTTTCATTCACATTCACAACTAGGTTGAAAGAGTTGGTTTCCACTGTGAACTTCTTCATTGAAGAACCTCGGGTTTGTTTAACATGTGGgttatagggttttttttttttttttttgttgagaaactgTAGGTTCAAGTTTAGTTTAACAGgtcttccttaaaaaaaaaaaaggtctagtTTAATAGGTAAGATCTATTGTATTCTatccacaaaataaaaaggtaaaatctattgtaattaaaaacttaagttaacattaaaaaaaaattaaaaaaaaaaaaaaaaactataattttgaatccttctttttttgatgaatagtTTGAATCCTTCTTAGCCTAATGATGATGAGTACTTGTCATTTATCAAGTAGTAGATGTTACGGGGTTTAAATCATATCGTATCTGTAGGCAAAGCCTAGGAGATCGAGAGGGACCGAATagcccacccaaaaaaaaaggtttttaatgGAAACGTGCGGAAGTCGCAACTTTATGAGTCATCATGATAAGCGAGAATATTATTCCAATAAGCCAACATTTTTGGGTTTACATGCGGTGATGCAATTTGAAGGAACAAGAAAGAGGCATAAGATACAGAAGGCAATCAAATAATCAAATCATCTTGATGtttctgttttcattttcaactaGAACTAGGATTACATAATTATTGTGTCCAAGAGGAAAGACGAATTCTGTTCTTTCAACATAGAACACCGTAGGCTGTAGCAAATGAAAACATCTAACAAATGgacctatttttttatttctagctAGCAAGATTCACTGCAATAGGACTCCTGACTGAGTGCTTGCCGTCTGACCAAATCATATCTCCAAATACATAGCCGGCTCTAGTGCCTAATTTGGCAAAATTGGGCGTAATAATAACCTGGAAGGTCTTCTTTTCACCAGTTGTCTTGAACTCCAAAACTCTAGGTTTGACAGTGACGAAAACTGCAAAGGGTTGCCTGACACGCACATTGTATGTGCTTGGAGAACCAACGTTAGTTACTGTTCTAGTAAGAGTCACCTTGCGTGCTTGGATGTTAGGAACTACGATTGAAGGGTAGTTGAAGTCCTCTATACTGAAAGTATCGGGACATGAATAAGGCTTCTGAGACAATAATCGGATCATGGTATCATTGTAGCCACGAGCACATAAGAAGTTCAAGTAATCTTCAGTGGCAGCGTCATAAACGAGTCCAGGGTCCATTGCACTGTTTGGGTTCACATGTCCTGAACCATAGGCAAATGGTGTCGCTTCGACAGTGGATGAGTCCAGAATTGACTTCCTGGTGTTATCTCGGGTTTTTCCTGGATTTGAAAATGTAAATGGAAAGATTAGAGGAGGTAAACAAGAATTTGCGACACTTCTCTGACTGCACAGTATGAAGGATTTGCAATATGAACTGGAAGAGAATGTTTACCTGTAGTCATGATTGCAGATTTGATAGCTGAGGGACTCCAGTGAGGGTACTGTGTTTTGAGAAGGCCAACAATGCCAGCAACATGAGGACATGACATGGAAGTGCCAGAGAGTACAGAGTAAGGAAACCGGCGTTTGTCATTATCTAATCCAGTGGGACTTGCTGCTTCGGTGTAAGCAGCAAGTATGCTCACTCCTGGTGCAGTGATATCAGGCTGCAATTAACACAAAGAGTTAAGCACATAAGAGAATCTGCACATGAAGTATACTtgaaaataatgtcaaaaaaaaaaaaagaaaaaaaaagaagaatgttGAAGATTGAATTGCTTAGCAGACCTTGAGAATTGTTGGCTCAATGGTACTGGGTCCCCTAGACGAGAATGCAGCCATAAATGGTGCTGGCTCTACTCCTAATAGTGTCTTCACTTCAGTAATGGAAGCAGTGGGGTCCCTATTACAAAGAAATATCCATTTGTAACAATTATAacttgttagaaaataatcttGTGTCTAACTAGTTCAAAAATGACTGTAGAAGTGAAAAAGATAAGTACTTGGTTCTGTTAAGGTAAGCAaatatgatttggccatcaGTGTAGTTGATATGTGAAGCAGGTAGCACATGAGGATCAGCTGAAAGATCATTCCCACCAGTCACATTATTAGCCAATATCATCCCTACAGCACCTACCCTAAGACACTCATTGCCCTTCTCAACTCTTGCATTCTCCCCTCGTAGACACAACACAACCTTGCCTTTCACCTTTTTGGGATCAAGACTTCCAGCAAAACAAAGTAGACTTCCAGGaaagattggaaaaaaaaaaaaaaaaactcagttttATAGGGTAGAGAATTGAAGAAAGGTAATCATACAATTTgatattacaaaattatatttgtgtTAGATTCAGGACATGGAGTGGTTGTGCTTACGCTGATGTGGTGGATGTGTTTGCATAATTACCATTTGCAGCACTGATCAATGGATAGAACTTTCCACCTGGTACGCCTGAAGCTGAAAGACTTATTCCCTAACAATGAAAATTAGGAATGTCACTACAATTGTTTTTCATGTTATGAATAAAGATAACTTATATATTTCTGGTCAAAAGTTGCATTTggaagaatttaaaaaaattcctggTCTTTCCAGAACTAGTTTATCAATAATGCTCTCTCGAATATGCattatatggaaaaaaaaaatggtaggatTGAACTCCCACCTTATCCAACTGCAATGCCAAAGGCAAAGCACCTTAGTATTAAGAATCATCTGATTGCATAGCTGAATAAGCAAACAGCTCAGAACTTGGCTAGCCACAACTCACTTTCATGTTATATGCATACTGAAATTAATCCCTTGAATATTTTTATACATGGACTGTGAAAAATAAGATACAGAATACCTTGATTTGCTTCTTGTTGCCAAGAGAAACATAGTTAGCAAAATTCCTGTCTGTTGTACTAGCCCCAACTGTGAAAATCCATGGAGCCACATTTGTTACAGTCTCCAGAGTTGGTCCATCATTGCCAGCTGAGCAAACCACAGCAATATTATTCTTAATAGCATGGAAGGAACTTATTGATATCCCATCAGTGAAAAATTCATAGCCACCAGTGCGACCAATAGACATTGACAGCACATCAACACCATCACTTATTGCAGCATCAACAGCGGCCATGATATCTGCATCATAGCACACACCATCCGTATTGGGGACTGGCCAGCAGACCTTGTAGGCTGCCACTCGGGCTCTTGGTGATCCACCTGATGCAGTGCCATTGCTAATGTTAAG of Quercus lobata isolate SW786 chromosome 8, ValleyOak3.0 Primary Assembly, whole genome shotgun sequence contains these proteins:
- the LOC115955570 gene encoding subtilisin-like protease SBT5.4 isoform X2; this translates as MALSFLPSLLLSLVVFFLLHSTTNGAKKSYVVYMGAQSHLLDASLQELESVTNSHLDLLASFVGRHINGFAAMLDEKEAAEIAKDPKVISVFPNLPRKLHTTRSWEFLGLTKKGKIPVSSAWKAGRFGEDVVIGTLDTGAWPESKSFQDKGYGPIPAKWRGICQPGHKDGVRCNRKLIGVRYFNKGYAADIGTPLNESLNSARDLDGHGSHTLSTAGGNFVPHTSILNISNGTASGGSPRARVAAYKVCWPVPNTDGVCYDADIMAAVDAAISDGVDVLSMSIGRTGGYEFFTDGISISSFHAIKNNIAVVCSAGNDGPTLETVTNVAPWIFTVGASTTDRNFANYVSLGNKKQIKGISLSASGVPGGKFYPLISAANGNYANTSTTSALLCFAGSLDPKKVKGKVVLCLRGENARVEKGNECLRVGAVGMILANNVTGGNDLSADPHVLPASHINYTDGQIIFAYLNRTKDPTASITEVKTLLGVEPAPFMAAFSSRGPSTIEPTILKPDITAPGVSILAAYTEAASPTGLDNDKRRFPYSVLSGTSMSCPHVAGIVGLLKTQYPHWSPSAIKSAIMTTGKTRDNTRKSILDSSTVEATPFAYGSGHVNPNSAMDPGLVYDAATEDYLNFLCARGYNDTMIRLLSQKPYSCPDTFSIEDFNYPSIVVPNIQARKVTLTRTVTNVGSPSTYNVRVRQPFAVFVTVKPRVLEFKTTGEKKTFQVIITPNFAKLGTRAGYVFGDMIWSDGKHSVRSPIAVNLAS
- the LOC115955570 gene encoding subtilisin-like protease SBT5.4 isoform X1 is translated as MALSFLPSLLLSLVVFFLLHSTTNGAKKSYVVYMGAQSHLLDASLQELESVTNSHLDLLASFVGSTLKAKEAIIYSYTRHINGFAAMLDEKEAAEIAKDPKVISVFPNLPRKLHTTRSWEFLGLTKKGKIPVSSAWKAGRFGEDVVIGTLDTGAWPESKSFQDKGYGPIPAKWRGICQPGHKDGVRCNRKLIGVRYFNKGYAADIGTPLNESLNSARDLDGHGSHTLSTAGGNFVPHTSILNISNGTASGGSPRARVAAYKVCWPVPNTDGVCYDADIMAAVDAAISDGVDVLSMSIGRTGGYEFFTDGISISSFHAIKNNIAVVCSAGNDGPTLETVTNVAPWIFTVGASTTDRNFANYVSLGNKKQIKGISLSASGVPGGKFYPLISAANGNYANTSTTSALLCFAGSLDPKKVKGKVVLCLRGENARVEKGNECLRVGAVGMILANNVTGGNDLSADPHVLPASHINYTDGQIIFAYLNRTKDPTASITEVKTLLGVEPAPFMAAFSSRGPSTIEPTILKPDITAPGVSILAAYTEAASPTGLDNDKRRFPYSVLSGTSMSCPHVAGIVGLLKTQYPHWSPSAIKSAIMTTGKTRDNTRKSILDSSTVEATPFAYGSGHVNPNSAMDPGLVYDAATEDYLNFLCARGYNDTMIRLLSQKPYSCPDTFSIEDFNYPSIVVPNIQARKVTLTRTVTNVGSPSTYNVRVRQPFAVFVTVKPRVLEFKTTGEKKTFQVIITPNFAKLGTRAGYVFGDMIWSDGKHSVRSPIAVNLAS